Proteins found in one ANME-2 cluster archaeon genomic segment:
- a CDS encoding ATP-binding protein, with the protein MYSRKKIYVIDTSLINLISFKFSRDYGKILENLVFIELKRRNRDIYYHKDRHECDFIVLENNRITGAIQVTASLNSNKDREYKGLYEALTRYGLDEGLILTADEEFEDSFENKKTYMKFFE; encoded by the coding sequence ATATATTCGCGCAAGAAAATATATGTAATTGACACGTCCCTGATAAATCTCATATCATTTAAGTTTTCAAGAGATTATGGTAAAATACTGGAAAATCTGGTTTTTATCGAACTAAAGAGAAGGAACAGGGACATCTATTACCATAAAGACAGGCATGAATGTGATTTCATAGTCCTGGAGAATAACCGGATAACAGGTGCAATCCAGGTTACTGCCAGCCTTAATAGCAACAAGGACAGGGAATATAAGGGATTGTATGAAGCATTAACCAGATATGGTCTTGATGAAGGTTTGATATTAACAGCAGATGAAGAATTTGAAGACTCATTTGAGAACAAGAAAACTTACATGAAATTCTTCGAATAA